One genomic region from Zonotrichia leucophrys gambelii isolate GWCS_2022_RI chromosome 26, RI_Zleu_2.0, whole genome shotgun sequence encodes:
- the MLN gene encoding promotilin isoform X1 — protein MVSRKVVASLLLVSLLSVLAEQTQGFMPFFTQSDFQKMQEKERNKAGQKKSLSSLQQLEEEGFSEQSGVDVNAAKTLQQALPVRAWLTPRQLEKYQDVLEKLLAELLQDTPDAD, from the exons ATGGTTTCGAGGAAGGTGGTGGCCAGTTtgctgctggtgtccctgctgtccgTGCTGGCTGAGCAGACCCAAGGCTTCATGCCCTTTTTCACCCAGAGTGACTTCCAGAAAATGCAG gaaaaggagaggaacaAGGCAGGGCAGAAGAAATCCCTGAGCtcgctgcagcagctggaggaggaaggtttctctgagcaatctggtgtGGATGTCAATGCAGCCAAGACCCTCCAG CAGGCCCTTCCTGTCAGAGCTTGGCTCACCCCAAGGCAGCTGGAAAAATACCAAGATGTCCTGGAGAaactgctggcagagctgttaCAGGACACCCCAGATG CTGACTGA
- the LOC135458008 gene encoding green-sensitive opsin — MNGTEGINFYVPMSNKTGVVRSPFEYPQYYLAEPWKYRLVCCYIFFLISTGFPINFLTLLVTFKHKKLRQPLNYILVNLAVADLCMACFGFTVTFYTAWNGYFVFGPIGCAVEGFFATLGGQVALWSLVVLAIERYIVICKPMGNFRFSASHAMMGIAFTWVMAISCAAPPLFGWSRYIPEGMQCSCGPDYYTHNPDFHNESYVLYMFVIHFIIPVVIIFFSYGRLVCKVREAAAQQQESATTQKAEKEVTRMVILMVLGFMLAWTPYAVVAFWIFTNKGADFTATLMAVPAFFSKSSSLYNPIIYVLMNKQFRNCMITTICCGKNPFGDEETSSTVSQSKTEVSSVSSSQVSPA, encoded by the exons ATGAACGGGACGGAGGGGATCAATTTTTACGTGCCTATGTCCAACAAGACCGGGGTGGTGCGGAGCCCCTTCGAGTACCCGCAGTACTACCTGGCCGAGCCCTGGAAATACCGCCTCGTGTGCTGCTACATCTTCTTCCTCATCTCCACCGGCTTCCCCATCAACTTCCTCACCCTCCTGGTCACCTTCAAGCACAAGAAGCTCCGGCAGCCCCTCAACTACATCCTGGTCAACCTGGCGGTGGCTGACCTGTGCATGGCCTGCTTTGGTTTCACCGTCACCTTCTACACCGCCTGGAACGGCTACTTCGTGTTCGGCCCCATTGGCTGTGCCGTGGAGGGATTCTTTGCCACGCTGGGAG gccAGGTCGCCCTGTGGTCGCTGGTTGTCCTGGCCATCGAGCGCTACATCGTCATCTGCAAGCCCATGGGCAACTTCCGCTTCTCCGCCAGCCACGCCATGATGGGCATCGCCTTCACCTGGGTCATGGCCATTTCCTGCGCCGCCCCACCGCTCTTCGGCTGgtccag GTACATCCCGGAGGGGATGCAGTGCTCCTGTGGGCCCGACTACTACACCCACAACCCCGACTTCCACAACGAGTCCTACGTGCTCTACATGTTCGTCATCCACTTCATCATCCCCGTCGTCATCATCTTCTTCTCCTACGGGCGCCTCGTTTGCAAAGTCCGCGAG gcagctgcccagcagcaggaatcgGCCACGACCCAGAAGGCGGAGAAGGAGGTGACGCGGATGGTGATCCTGATGGTGCTGGGCTTCATGCTGGCCTGGACGCCCTACGCCGTGGTGGCGTTCTGGATCTTCACCAACAAGGGCGCCGACTTCACGGCCACGCTGATGGCAGTGCCTGCCTTCTTCTCCAAGAGCTCCTCCCTCTACAACCCCATCATCTACGTGCTCATGAACAAACAG ttCCGTAACTGCATGATCACCACAATCTGCTGCGGCAAGAACCCCTTTGGGGATGAAGAGACCTCCTCCACCGTATCCCAGAGCAAGACCGAGGTCTCCTCCGTCTCCTCCAGCCAAGTATCACCTGCATAG
- the MLN gene encoding promotilin isoform X2, with protein sequence MVSRKVVASLLLVSLLSVLAEQTQGFMPFFTQSDFQKMQEKERNKAGQKKSLSSLQQLEEEGFSEQSGVDVNAAKTLQALPVRAWLTPRQLEKYQDVLEKLLAELLQDTPDAD encoded by the exons ATGGTTTCGAGGAAGGTGGTGGCCAGTTtgctgctggtgtccctgctgtccgTGCTGGCTGAGCAGACCCAAGGCTTCATGCCCTTTTTCACCCAGAGTGACTTCCAGAAAATGCAG gaaaaggagaggaacaAGGCAGGGCAGAAGAAATCCCTGAGCtcgctgcagcagctggaggaggaaggtttctctgagcaatctggtgtGGATGTCAATGCAGCCAAGACCCTCCAG GCCCTTCCTGTCAGAGCTTGGCTCACCCCAAGGCAGCTGGAAAAATACCAAGATGTCCTGGAGAaactgctggcagagctgttaCAGGACACCCCAGATG CTGACTGA